A single genomic interval of Bradyrhizobium sp. AZCC 1693 harbors:
- a CDS encoding phytanoyl-CoA dioxygenase family protein, with amino-acid sequence MKLTPQQIEFFNREGWLFLPELFSQEEVDYLAREAVSIYDADRPEVWREKSGAPRTAFAAHLYNEAFGALGAHPRMIEPIEQIFGEKVYMHQFKINAKAAFTGDVWQWHQDYGTWKRDDGMPEPRAMNIAIFLDEVMPINGPLMLVPKSQHAGDLKASHDLETTSYPLWTLDEATVTRLVKEGGIVAPTGKAGGMLMFHGNLVHGSSGNITPYPRKIVYLTLNAVSNYIRTPTRPEYIAHRDFTPIQTVEDDALLRLARAHRQAAE; translated from the coding sequence ATGAAACTGACGCCGCAGCAGATCGAATTCTTCAACCGCGAGGGCTGGCTGTTTCTGCCGGAGCTGTTCAGCCAGGAGGAAGTGGATTATCTCGCGCGCGAGGCGGTCAGCATCTACGACGCCGACCGGCCCGAGGTTTGGCGCGAGAAGAGCGGCGCGCCGCGCACCGCCTTTGCCGCGCATCTCTATAACGAAGCCTTCGGCGCGCTCGGCGCCCATCCCCGCATGATCGAGCCGATCGAGCAGATCTTCGGCGAGAAGGTCTACATGCATCAGTTCAAGATCAACGCCAAAGCCGCCTTCACGGGAGACGTCTGGCAATGGCACCAGGATTACGGCACCTGGAAGCGCGACGACGGCATGCCCGAGCCGCGCGCGATGAACATCGCGATCTTCCTCGACGAGGTGATGCCGATCAACGGCCCCTTGATGCTGGTGCCGAAGAGCCAGCACGCCGGCGACCTCAAGGCCTCGCACGACCTGGAGACCACTTCCTATCCGCTGTGGACGCTCGACGAGGCGACCGTCACCCGGCTGGTGAAGGAAGGCGGCATCGTAGCCCCCACCGGCAAGGCCGGCGGCATGCTGATGTTTCACGGCAATCTGGTGCACGGATCGAGCGGCAACATCACGCCCTATCCGCGCAAGATCGTCTACCTGACGCTGAATGCGGTTTCGAACTACATCCGCACCCCGACGCGGCCGGAATACATCGCGCACCGCGATTTTACGCCGATCCAGACGGTGGAGGACGATGCGTTGCTGCGGCTGGCGCGAGCACATCGCCAGGCGGCGGAGTAG
- a CDS encoding carboxymuconolactone decarboxylase family protein gives MHARMNHPVMVVPDAMKALQALGELTKNSLPEKLLELVHLRASQINGCSVCVDMHPKLAKKAGETDERLFAVAAWRDTPYFTESERAALALTEALTRICDRADPVPDKVWSEADRHFDEAELAALVLAIANINVWNRLNVAVRQPAGVWKA, from the coding sequence ATGCACGCCCGTATGAATCACCCGGTCATGGTCGTTCCCGACGCCATGAAGGCGCTGCAGGCGCTGGGCGAATTGACCAAGAACAGTCTGCCGGAAAAGCTGCTCGAGCTGGTGCATCTGCGCGCCAGCCAGATCAACGGCTGCAGCGTTTGCGTCGACATGCACCCAAAGCTCGCCAAGAAGGCTGGCGAGACCGATGAGCGCCTGTTCGCGGTGGCCGCCTGGCGAGATACGCCCTACTTCACCGAAAGTGAGCGTGCGGCGCTGGCGTTGACGGAGGCCCTGACCCGGATCTGCGACCGCGCCGACCCGGTGCCGGATAAGGTCTGGAGCGAGGCCGACAGGCATTTCGACGAGGCCGAGCTCGCGGCGCTCGTTCTGGCGATTGCCAATATCAATGTCTGGAACAGGCTCAACGTCGCCGTGCGCCAGCCGGCGGGCGTCTGGAAGGCGTAG
- a CDS encoding GntR family transcriptional regulator: protein MIPLDPLPNLIDQVYARILEAITDRTLPPGHRIRQNELAEKLGVSRQPVSHALHLLHRQGLVAESGRRGFEITRLDPERIRQLYEVRGAIDALAARLAAGRARSDALGRAQLETALQAGRTIDKNTPLARLIALDVDFHSAVYRLAGNPAIEEMIAPQWPHMRRSMATVLAELDYRESAWTEHEAIAAQIFAGNAKAAEAAALAHAQTAGRMTEERLRATDRAA from the coding sequence ATGATCCCATTGGATCCGCTCCCGAACCTGATCGACCAGGTCTATGCCCGGATTCTCGAGGCGATCACCGATCGTACGCTGCCCCCTGGGCATCGCATCCGGCAGAACGAGTTGGCCGAAAAGCTCGGCGTCTCGCGCCAGCCGGTGTCCCACGCGCTGCATCTGCTGCACCGGCAGGGGCTCGTCGCCGAAAGCGGCCGCCGCGGCTTTGAGATCACCCGGCTCGACCCGGAGCGCATCCGCCAGCTCTACGAGGTACGCGGCGCCATCGACGCGCTGGCCGCGCGGCTTGCGGCCGGACGGGCCAGGTCCGATGCATTGGGACGCGCGCAGCTCGAGACCGCGCTTCAGGCGGGACGGACCATCGATAAGAACACGCCGCTGGCGCGGTTGATCGCGCTCGACGTCGATTTTCACAGTGCGGTCTATCGCCTCGCGGGCAATCCCGCGATCGAGGAAATGATCGCGCCGCAATGGCCGCACATGCGCCGCTCGATGGCGACCGTGCTCGCCGAGCTCGATTACCGCGAAAGCGCCTGGACTGAGCACGAGGCGATCGCCGCACAAATCTTTGCGGGAAACGCCAAGGCGGCGGAAGCCGCAGCGCTGGCGCATGCGCAGACCGCCGGACGGATGACGGAGGAGAGACTGAGGGCGACTGATAGGGCCGCATGA
- a CDS encoding class I SAM-dependent methyltransferase, translated as MGSDATGFTGNIPQHYDQGLGPIIFAEYATDIARRAAAGSPARVLETAAGTGIVTRKLRDALPDGAQLTATDFNPPMLDIARTKFRPGEQVGFQQADAVALPFADASFDAIVCQFGVMFFPDKAKSFSEAYRVLAPGGRYVLSVWDSHRYNPFGRIAHEVAGRFFPADPPQFYSVPFSCHQIDPIKELLIAAGFDDIGIAVIRQQRELPDTANFARAAVYGNPLIDQVRARGGVDPERIVEALTREFRREFGDGPGRMPIQAIVFSAAKK; from the coding sequence ATGGGCAGCGATGCAACCGGCTTCACTGGCAATATTCCGCAACACTATGATCAAGGCCTCGGCCCGATCATCTTCGCCGAGTATGCCACTGATATCGCCCGGCGTGCCGCTGCTGGCAGTCCGGCGCGGGTGCTCGAAACCGCGGCCGGCACCGGCATTGTCACGCGGAAACTGCGCGACGCATTGCCTGACGGCGCGCAGCTGACCGCGACCGATTTCAATCCGCCGATGCTCGATATCGCCCGCACCAAGTTTCGGCCTGGCGAACAGGTCGGCTTCCAGCAAGCCGACGCGGTCGCGCTTCCCTTTGCCGATGCAAGCTTCGACGCCATCGTCTGTCAGTTCGGCGTGATGTTTTTTCCGGACAAGGCAAAATCCTTTTCCGAGGCCTATCGTGTGCTCGCCCCGGGCGGCCGCTATGTGCTCAGCGTCTGGGACTCCCATCGATACAATCCGTTCGGCCGCATCGCGCACGAGGTGGCGGGGCGCTTCTTCCCCGCCGATCCGCCGCAGTTCTACAGCGTGCCGTTCTCCTGCCACCAGATCGATCCGATCAAGGAGCTTCTGATCGCAGCCGGCTTCGACGACATCGGCATCGCCGTGATCAGACAGCAGCGCGAGCTCCCCGACACCGCGAACTTCGCGCGCGCGGCGGTCTATGGTAACCCGCTGATCGACCAGGTGCGGGCGCGAGGCGGTGTCGATCCGGAACGCATCGTCGAGGCGCTGACGCGGGAATTTCGCCGGGAATTCGGCGATGGTCCGGGCAGGATGCCGATTCAGGCGATCGTGTTCTCCGCGGCGAAGAAATGA
- a CDS encoding sigma-70 family RNA polymerase sigma factor, with amino-acid sequence MDEKKFLAEQFEANRARLRAVAYRMLGSTGEVDDAVQETWLRLSRSDTSAVENLGGWLTTVVARVCLDLLRSRKSRREEPMGPHVPEPVADDVLGRDVEMADSVGAALLVVLETLAPAERLAFVLHDMFAVPFEEIAPIVGRTPAAARQLASRARRRVQGKPPPDADFGRQKNIVDAFLKASRDGDFEGLLAVLDPDVVVRADQAAQRLGSLAEIRGATAVAEFFKGRAQAAKPALVDGSLALAVIFGGQLRIVVRLTISGERISAIDAVADAEQIGEFDVIPLT; translated from the coding sequence ATGGACGAGAAAAAATTTCTGGCTGAGCAGTTCGAGGCCAACCGGGCCCGCCTGCGGGCGGTGGCCTACCGCATGCTGGGCTCGACCGGCGAGGTCGACGATGCCGTGCAGGAGACCTGGCTGCGGCTGAGCCGTTCCGATACGAGCGCGGTCGAAAACCTCGGCGGCTGGCTGACCACGGTCGTCGCCCGCGTCTGCCTCGACCTGCTACGCTCGCGCAAATCGCGGCGCGAGGAGCCGATGGGGCCGCATGTTCCGGAACCTGTCGCTGACGATGTGCTTGGGCGCGATGTGGAAATGGCCGATTCCGTCGGCGCCGCGCTGCTGGTGGTGCTGGAAACCCTGGCGCCGGCCGAGCGGCTTGCCTTCGTGCTGCATGACATGTTTGCCGTCCCCTTCGAGGAGATCGCCCCGATCGTCGGCCGCACGCCTGCCGCGGCACGGCAGTTGGCCAGCCGCGCGCGTCGCCGTGTGCAGGGCAAGCCACCGCCCGACGCTGATTTCGGCCGGCAAAAAAACATCGTCGACGCTTTCCTCAAGGCCTCCCGCGACGGCGATTTCGAAGGGCTGCTCGCGGTGCTGGATCCCGACGTGGTGGTGCGCGCCGATCAGGCGGCGCAGCGGCTCGGTTCGCTCGCGGAAATCCGCGGCGCCACCGCGGTTGCAGAGTTCTTCAAGGGCCGCGCGCAGGCCGCCAAACCGGCGCTGGTCGACGGATCTCTGGCGCTCGCCGTTATCTTCGGCGGCCAATTGCGCATCGTGGTGCGCCTGACCATCAGCGGCGAGCGGATATCGGCGATCGATGCCGTGGCGGACGCCGAACAGATCGGCGAGTTCGACGTAATCCCGCTCACATAA